Proteins from a single region of Bos javanicus breed banteng chromosome 25, ARS-OSU_banteng_1.0, whole genome shotgun sequence:
- the CFAP119 gene encoding cilia- and flagella-associated protein 119 isoform X2, which translates to MIRRKSSQFQGLKMQSELVQHYELRREPEKDLSSLDESATRMGTGVRTESGTVASVDVDNDPSANLFPPPLPQPRICIWKYLDIHSMHMLEKTASTEEMREVLAELLGLGSPEKSLRDAITLDLFSHALIFCRQQGFSLEQTSTACALLQDLHKACIETPLGNVEECYRYFTSVLFCHGVRVRLDLSLTYMGLKPPSLWSEDETEKEKGGEVEQQAVIAQEVEPETVVQPKPEPSQVSILRAYIKNQMNKELRQLQQLVEERLKASEERLSSKLTTLERPLQLPPGKGKNKTK; encoded by the exons ATGATCCGCCGGAAGTCCAGCCAATTCCAGGGACTAAAAATGCAGTCGGAGCTTGTACAGCATTACGAACTGCGGCGAGAACCCGAAAAAGACCTCAGCTCATTGGATGAATCGGCCACGCGTATGGGAACAGGTGTGCGGACCGAATCCGGGACCGTGGCTTCGGTGGATGTCGATAACGATCCTTCAGCCAACTTGTTCCCG CCGCCGCTGCCCCAGCCCCGGATCTGTATATG GAAGTACCTGGACATCCATTCCATGCACATGCTGGAGAAGACAGCCAGCACTGAGGAGATGAGGGA GGTGCTGGCCGAGCTGTTGGGACTAGGTTCTCCTGAGAAGAGCCTGCGGGATGCCATCACTCTGGACCTCTTCTCCCATGCACTCATCTTCTGCCGCCAGCAGGGCTTCTCCCTGGAGCAGACCTCAACAGCTTGTGCCCTGCTCCAAGATCTTCACAAGGCCTGTATTG AAACACCCTTGGGCAATGTGGAGGAATGTTACCGCTACTTCACCAGTGTTCTTTTTTGCCATGGAGTCAGG gTGCGGCTGGATCTCTCTTTGACTTACATGGGGCTAAAGCCACCCAGCCTCTggtcagaggatgagacag agaaagaaaagggaggagaggTGGAACAGCAGGCAGTCATCGCACAGGAGGTGGAACCGGAAACAGTGGTCCAGCCAAAGCCAGAGCCAA GCCAGGTCTCCATCCTCCGAGCCTACATCAAGAACCAGATGAACAAGGAGCTGCGGCAGCTCCAACAACTGGTGGAGGAGCGGCTCAAAGCCAGTGAGGAAAGGCTCAGCAGCAAGCTGACCACCCTCGAGCGGCCCCTCCAGCTACCTCCAGGCAAAGGCAAGAACAAGACCAAGTGA
- the CFAP119 gene encoding cilia- and flagella-associated protein 119 isoform X1: MIRRKSSQFQGLKMQSELVQHYELRREPEKDLSSLDESATRMGTGVRTESGTVASVDVDNDPSANLFPPPLPQPRICIWKYLDIHSMHMLEKTASTEEMREVLAELLGLGSPEKSLRDAITLDLFSHALIFCRQQGFSLEQTSTACALLQDLHKACIETPLGNVEECYRYFTSVLFCHGVRRPPFSIDLFKEEQLLALADYVVNTYFRHFKLYKYVFTPQVRLDLSLTYMGLKPPSLWSEDETEKEKGGEVEQQAVIAQEVEPETVVQPKPEPSQVSILRAYIKNQMNKELRQLQQLVEERLKASEERLSSKLTTLERPLQLPPGKGKNKTK, encoded by the exons ATGATCCGCCGGAAGTCCAGCCAATTCCAGGGACTAAAAATGCAGTCGGAGCTTGTACAGCATTACGAACTGCGGCGAGAACCCGAAAAAGACCTCAGCTCATTGGATGAATCGGCCACGCGTATGGGAACAGGTGTGCGGACCGAATCCGGGACCGTGGCTTCGGTGGATGTCGATAACGATCCTTCAGCCAACTTGTTCCCG CCGCCGCTGCCCCAGCCCCGGATCTGTATATG GAAGTACCTGGACATCCATTCCATGCACATGCTGGAGAAGACAGCCAGCACTGAGGAGATGAGGGA GGTGCTGGCCGAGCTGTTGGGACTAGGTTCTCCTGAGAAGAGCCTGCGGGATGCCATCACTCTGGACCTCTTCTCCCATGCACTCATCTTCTGCCGCCAGCAGGGCTTCTCCCTGGAGCAGACCTCAACAGCTTGTGCCCTGCTCCAAGATCTTCACAAGGCCTGTATTG AAACACCCTTGGGCAATGTGGAGGAATGTTACCGCTACTTCACCAGTGTTCTTTTTTGCCATGGAGTCAGG CGCCCCCCTTTCAGTATCGACCTCTTTAAGGAGGAACAGCTGCTGGCCCTGGCGGATTATGTGGTGAATACCTACTTCCGCCACTTCAAGCTCTACAAATATGTCTTCACACCCCAG gTGCGGCTGGATCTCTCTTTGACTTACATGGGGCTAAAGCCACCCAGCCTCTggtcagaggatgagacag agaaagaaaagggaggagaggTGGAACAGCAGGCAGTCATCGCACAGGAGGTGGAACCGGAAACAGTGGTCCAGCCAAAGCCAGAGCCAA GCCAGGTCTCCATCCTCCGAGCCTACATCAAGAACCAGATGAACAAGGAGCTGCGGCAGCTCCAACAACTGGTGGAGGAGCGGCTCAAAGCCAGTGAGGAAAGGCTCAGCAGCAAGCTGACCACCCTCGAGCGGCCCCTCCAGCTACCTCCAGGCAAAGGCAAGAACAAGACCAAGTGA
- the RNF40 gene encoding E3 ubiquitin-protein ligase BRE1B isoform X2 translates to MSGPGNKRAAGDGGSGPPEKKLSREEKTTTTLIEPIRLGGISSTEEMDLKVLQFKNKKLAERLEQRQACEDELRERIEKLEKRQATDDATLLIVNRYWAQLDETVEALLRHHESQGELSSGTEAPGTQEGPTRDETPLTEPGTSELREPLPMQLRPPLSEPALAFVVALGASSSEEVELQLQGRMEFSKAAVSRVVEASDRLQRRVEELCQRVYSRGDSEPPGEAARARTRELGRENRRLQDLATQLQEKHHRISLEYSELQDKVTSAETKVLEMETTVEDLQWDIEKLRKREQKLNKHLAEALEQLNSGYYVSGSSSGFQGGQITLSMQKFEMLNAELEENQELANSRMAELEKLQAELQGAVRTNERLKVALRSLPEEVVRETGEYRMLQAQFSLLYNESLQVKTQLDEARGLLLATKNSHLRHIEHMESDELGLQKKLRTEVIQLEDTLAQVRKEYEMLRIEFEQNLAANEQAGPINREMRHLISSLQNHNHQLKGDAQRYKRKLREVQAEIAKLRAQASGSTHSIPSLGHPEDSSLSAPVPGKEEGGPGPVGAPDTRKEMASMPGAALTTSSAKKEDVVASEEETQALTPGAQGPSSRGREPEARPKRELREREGPVLGPPSVASALSRADREKAKVEEVKRKESELLKGLRVELKKAQESQKEMKLLLDMYKSAPKEQRDKVQLMAAERKAKAEVDELRGRIRELEERDRRESKKIADEDALRRIRQAEEQIEHLQRKLGATKQEEEALLSEMDVTGQAFEDMQEQNGRLLQQLREKDDANFKLMSERIKANQIHKLLREEKDELGEQVLGLKSQVDAQLLTVQKLEEKERALQGSLGGVEKELTLRSQALELNKRKAVEAAQLAEDLKVQLEHVQTRLREIQPCLAESRAAREKESFNLKRAQEDISRLRRKLEKQRKVEVYADADEILQEEIKEYKLGIWALSGLFLS, encoded by the exons ATGTCTGGGCCCGGCAACAAACGCGCCGCTGGGGATGGGGGTTCGGGGCCCCCAGAGAAGAAGTTGAGCCGCGAGGAGAAGACCACCACCACGCTCATAGAGCCCATTCGCCTGGGAGGCATCTCTTCCACG GAGGAGATGGACCTCAAGGTTCTGCAGTTCAAGAACAAGAAACTTGCAGAGCGGCTGGAACAGAGACAGGCATGTGAAGACGAACTCCGAGAACGAATTGAGAAGCTGGAGAAGCGGCAGGccacagatgatgccaccctCCTCATTGTCAATCGCTACTGGGCCCAG CTGGATGAAACTGTGGAAGCCCTTCTCCGACACCATGAGAGCCAGGGGGAGCTGTCTTcagggacagaggcacctggaacCCAGGAGGGGCCGACACGTGATGAGACCCCTCTCACAGAGCCAGGGACTTCGGAGCTGAGGG AGCCCCTGCCAATGCAGCTGCGGCCCCCTCTCAGTGAGCCAGCCTTGGCTTTTGTGGTGGCCCTTGGTGCAAGCAGTAGTGAGGAGGTGGAGCTGCAGCTGCAGGGCCGCATGGAGTTCTCCAAGGCAGCTGTGTCCCGTGTTGTGGAGGCCTCTGACCGCCTGCAGCGCCGGGTGGAAGAACTCTGTCAGCGAGTATATAGCCGAG GGGACAGTGAGCCCCCCGGCGAGGCGGCTCGGGCACGCACCCGGGAACTGGGCCGTGAGAATCGGCGGCTACAGGACTTGGCCACCCAACTACAGGAGAAGCACCACCGCATCTCATTGGAG TACTCTGAGCTCCAGGATAAAGTGACATCTGCAGAGACCAAAGTGCTGGAGATGGAGACGACAGTAGAGGACCTGCAGTGGGACATTGAGAAGTTGCGGAAGCGGGAGCAAAAACTTAATAAGCATCTGGCAGAAGCCTTAGAGCAG CTCAACTCTGGCTACTATGTGTCTGGGAGCTCTTCAGGCTTCCAGGGGGGCCAGATCACACTCAGCATGCAGAAG TTTGAAATGCTGAATGCGGAGTTGGAGGAAAATCAGGAATTGGCCAATAGCCGCATGGCAGAGCTGGAGAAGCTGCAGGCCGAACTTCAGGGGGCCGTGCGGACCAATGAGCGCCTCAAG GTAGCATTGCGGAGCCTTCCCGAGGAGGTGGTCCGGGAGACGGGGGAGTACCGGATGCTGCAGGCGCAGTTCTCACTGCTCTACAATGAGTCTCTGCAAGTGAAGACCCAGCTGGACGAGGCCCGCGGGCTGCTGCTGGCCACCAAGAATTCCCACCTGAGGCACATTGAGCACATGGAG AGTGATGAGCTGGGGCTGCAGAAGAAGCTACGCACCGAGGTTATACAGCTGGAGGACACGCTGGCCCAGGTTCGCAAGGAGTACGAGATGCTGCGCATTGAGTTTGAACAGAACCTGGCGGCCAATGAGCAGGCGG GGCCCATCAACCGCGAGATGCGCCACCTTATCAGCAGCCTACAGAACCACAACCACCAGCTAAAGGGGGACGCCCAGCGATACAAGCGGAAACTGCGCGAAGTGCAGGCCGAGATTGCCAAG CTCCGGGCCCAGGCCAGTGGCTCTACTCACTCCATCCCCAGCCTGGGCCACCCAGAGGACTCCAGCCTCAGTGCCCCAGTCCCAGGGAAAGAAGAGGGTGGGCCAGGCCCTGTTGGTGCCCCCGATACCAGAAAGGAGATGGCTTCCATGCCTGGCGCTGCCCTTACTACCTCGTCAGCGAAGAAGGAAGACGTGGTGGCCTCCGAGGAAGAGACCCAGGCCCTGACCCCCGGGGCCCAGGGACCCTCTTCCCGGGGCCGAGAACCTGAGGCCAGACCCAAGCGGGAGCTTCGGGAGCGAGAAGGGCCTGTTCTGGGACCCCCATCTGTAGCCTCGGCTCTCTCAAGGGCTGATCGGGAGAAGGCCAAAGTGGAAGAGGTCAAGAGAAAGGAATCAGAACTCCTCAAAGGTCTCCGAGTAGAGCTCAA GAAGGCCCAGGAAAGCCAGAAGGAGATGAAATTGCTCTTGGACATGTATAAGTCTGCACCCAAGGAACAGCGGGATAAGGTGCAGCTCATGGCAGCGGAACGCAAGGCCAAGGCTGAG GTCGATGAACTCCGAGGCCGCATCCGGGAACTGGAGGAGAGGGATCGGAGGGAAAGCAAGAAGATCGCGGACGAGGATGCCCTGCGGCGCATTCGTCAGGCGGAGGAGCAGATTGAACACCTGCAGCGCAAGTTGGGTGCCACCAAGCAG GAGGAGGAGGCTCTGTTGTCAGAGATGGATGTGACCGGCCAGGCCTTTGAGGACATGCAGGAACAAAATGGGCGGCTGCTCCAGCAGCTGCGAGAAAAGGATGACGCCAACTTCAAGCTGATGTCAGAGCGGATCAAAGCCAACCAGATTCATAAGCTGCtgcgggaggagaaggatgaACTGGGCGAGCAGGTTCTTGGCCTCAAGTCCCAG GTGGATGCCCAGCTCCTGACCGTGCAGAAGCTGGAGGAAAAAGAGCGAGCCTTGCAGGGCAGCCTTGGGGGTGTGGAGAAGGAGCTGACACTGCGCAGCCAGGCCCTGGAGCTCAACAAGAGGAAG